A region of the Halosolutus amylolyticus genome:
GCCCTCCGGAAGAATCCGACGTTACTGCTCGCCGGGTTCGCCGTCGCGATCGTCAGCCGGCTCCAGCGAACCGGGACGCTGACCGATTCAGCCGTCGTCGACGGTCTCGCATCGATCACGTTCTTCGTCGCGTTTCCGTTCGTGACGGGCGGATTCATCGGGATGGCGCTCGAGGCCGTTCGCGAGTCGGAGACATCGATTCGACGATTCGTCCGGGCCGGGCGGGCCCACTACCGGCGGATGCTGGGCGCGACGGTGCTGTTCACCGCGGTCGCGATGGCGGTCGTCTTCGGTGGGCTCTCTATCGTGACGATCGGCGGCGTCGTGTGGCTGTTCAGCGTCGAGACCGTCGGCGAGACCGTCGCGTTCGCGACGATGGCGGGGTTCGTCGGCGCGTACCTCCTCACGATCGTGCTCGTGCTGACGTTCGTGCAGTTCTACGACGCGGCCGTCGTCGTCGAGGGCGCCGGGACGACGGGCGCGCTCTCGCGAAGCGTGGACGTCGTGCGGTCGAACCTCCCGGGCGCCCTCGTCTTCTCGGTACTCTGGCTGGTCCTCCTGAACACGGTCCTCCAGCCTAGCGCGATGGTCGAGGCGGTGGAATCGCTATCGATCGCCGCCACGGCCGCCGGGCCGGCCGATCCACGGGCCATCGCAGCCGGGACGGTCGCGATCGACCTGGGCGTCGCGCCGGCGATCGCACAGCCGATCGGCGTGGCGGTACCGGCCGTCACCGGGGCGTACCTCTACACCGTCTACACGGCGTTTTACGTCCGGCTCGTCGCCGAGATGGCCGACTCGAGCCCTGCCGCCGCGTCGACCGGCGTCTCCGGCTGAGAGCGTCTCGCGGCTGAACGGGACCCAACCGAATCCGGTTGCGAAACGTACACTTCGGTGGCCCGGAAAGATCACACCCCGAACGAAGTCGGACCTCGAACTCCATGACTCGACTACTGCCGACAGGAACGGACGCGTCGGTCCAGCGAACCGACGATCCAGTGGTACTGTGTCTCGACGACGACGCGACGAGGGAGGTGTTTGCAGCCCTCTCCTCCGAGACGGCCTACGAGATGTTCCAGCTGCTGACCGAGGAGCCAGCCACCCCGGCGACCGTCGCCGATCGACTCGACACCTCCATCCAGAACGTCCACTACCACCTCGAGAACCTGGCGGAGGCGGATCTGATCGAGGTCGCCGACACCTGCTACTCCGAGAAAGGACGGGAGATGAACGTATTCGTCGTCTCGGAAGATCCGACGCTGGTGGTGCTGGGGCCCAGCGACGATCGCGTCCACCTCAAGCGCGCGTTCAAGTCGCTCTCGTCGGTCATCGGACCGACGGCGATCCTGCTCGCGGTCGCCGACCTGTGGTCGCGCCTGCTCGGCTCCGAATGAGCGGGCGGTCGAACGCGGCCCGCCACGGCGACCCGACCGACGAGCGGACCGCCGCTGGCGTCCCATCGGTCAGGGTCCGGCAGGACGAGGACGGGTGTGGCTGTCTCGCCTGTCGAAACGTGACGATCGAGGCGGCCCGTCGATCGATCGTCGACGCGCTGGCCTGGAGCGGCCGGCTGTTCCGATCGCGGCCGTCGATTCCGCTGCTCGGCCTCGCACTCGTCGTGGCGAACCGGCTGCTGGAGAACGTCGTCCCGCTGTACGTTCCCCTCCCGCTCGTCGAGTTCCTCGAAGGGGTCGCCACGTTCGTGCTCCTCGTGGGGTTTCGCGCGTACGTCGCGACGATCGTCGCCGGCGAGGTGACCGGCGACCGGGTGACGCTCCGGGACGGCCTGCGTCACAGTCTCGCGCGGACCCCCGCACTGCTGGGACTCGGGGCGCTCGTCGTCGTCGGCCTCGTGTTCCTGCTGGGTCCCACAGTGATGGTGCCGATCGTGGTCGTGGCTGTCCCCGTGTTCGTCGACGCCGTCGATCCGGCGAGCGCGCTGGGGACGGTGCTCCTCGTGAGCGCCGTGCTCGCGGGCCTCCTGCCGATGCTCCTCGTTCTCGTCAGGTTCTGGTTCGCGATCGAAGCCTGTGCCGTCGGCGGCTACGGCCCGCTCGAATCCCTCCGGGTGAGCTGGACGATCACGACGACCGATCGCGCCAGGGTCCTGGTGCTGGCGCTCGCCGCGTTCGCCAGTACCGGCGTCGGCCACGCCGTCGGCTCCCTCCCCTGGACGATCGAGGCCACGGGTCCGGTCGGGCCGCTGTTCGACGCGCTCTCGGCGAGTCTCGGCGAACTGGTCACGGTCGCCTGGTTCGGCGCGTACGCACACCTGTACGTCCAGGCGGTCGTCCAGCAGTGAACGGGGAGCGAGTAGGGCCGCCATCGAACAGCGAGCAGTCGCGCCACCGTCGCCCGTTCGTCAGCGTGCTCACGATCGATCGCCGTCAGCCGACGATCGACACCTCGACGCTGGCCTCCTCGTCCGGAATGACGACGACGTAGTACGCGCCACCGCTGAGGCCCTCGACGGTGACGGTTTCGCCCGACTGGGTGTCGAGGCTCACCACGTGTCCGGCGTCCAGGCCGCGGAGGACCGCCGCCGCTGCCGTCCGGCCCCGATCGTTCCGGAGGGTCACGTCGATCGTCGCGTTGGCGTCGGCGTCGAACGAGACGACCGTCTCCTCCTCGACCGACTCGTCGACGACGGTCTCGTCCCCCAGACAGCCCGCGGTCGCGACTGCCGAGGCCGTCACGACCCCCAGGAACGACCGGCGGTTCATACCGGGGAATCGAAGGGATCCATGATAGTCTTGATGGCGATCACGTCTGACACGCGGCGACGGATGCGGGGCGCTCGGCTGCCAGTCCGTCCGAACTACGCCCGGTACTCGGCCATCACGAACGGGACCGAGCTCCCGAGCGGATCGTCGACGATCCGCTCCCAGACGATCTCGAAGCCGGCTGCCTCGAGCGACGCGCGGGTCCGCCGACGGCCGGGCGTGCTGAAGAACATCGATCGGCCGCTCCCGAGCCAGTCGCGCCGGACCGTCTCGTACCTCCCCGAACCGACCGTCGCGAGGAGCCGACCGCCCGGTCGAAGGACGCGCGCGAACTCCGCGTAGACCGCCGGATGCTCCGCGCGGGGGACGTGGAAGACGGCGTGGTACGCCGTGATCCCGTCGATCGAGTCCGCCGCGATCGGGAGGGCCGTCATCTC
Encoded here:
- a CDS encoding class I SAM-dependent methyltransferase, with protein sequence MDRQELRRAWDAVADDYARNRRADGEDAALIDDLLAGLPADATVLDVGCGDGMRTLANLTGVERIGLDISGRQLELSAATVPDAHLVQGEMTALPIAADSIDGITAYHAVFHVPRAEHPAVYAEFARVLRPGGRLLATVGSGRYETVRRDWLGSGRSMFFSTPGRRRTRASLEAAGFEIVWERIVDDPLGSSVPFVMAEYRA
- a CDS encoding ArsR/SmtB family transcription factor gives rise to the protein MTRLLPTGTDASVQRTDDPVVLCLDDDATREVFAALSSETAYEMFQLLTEEPATPATVADRLDTSIQNVHYHLENLAEADLIEVADTCYSEKGREMNVFVVSEDPTLVVLGPSDDRVHLKRAFKSLSSVIGPTAILLAVADLWSRLLGSE